In Fibrobacter sp. UWR3, a genomic segment contains:
- a CDS encoding abortive infection system antitoxin AbiGi family protein has translation MMKEGPLLSCYLELWARKLLLMSTDKDVLSSSNLFNFTSKFDVLKLILQNGFRYNKWEESLPKNGVKQENYIVCFCDIPWTQNKEHRDCYGNNGIVLTKEWGIRKEISPVRYINGTSVGMSDRYMQTKTTHREMLETSGYELADSFVKEIVLQKYICNGSLKGMQSVVQKNAADPKFAREIQDELDTFAEMEKAIVDAKFQDFYEQMKGRVAFLLESLYDELERRDAFERNYTEDFTHPNSGFHPDKILYNEREWRSVKHLGVDALLKPDAPDHLPPSENLTFEDDDVVAILVERKEYVEPIKDMIIKRQTLLSPDSASKVIFVEEYRE, from the coding sequence ATGATGAAAGAAGGCCCCCTTTTGTCTTGTTATTTGGAATTGTGGGCAAGGAAATTGTTGCTGATGTCTACTGATAAAGATGTCCTGTCCTCTTCGAATTTGTTCAATTTTACGAGTAAATTTGATGTTCTAAAGCTCATTTTGCAAAATGGATTTAGATACAATAAATGGGAAGAATCCTTGCCCAAAAATGGTGTTAAACAGGAAAATTATATTGTTTGTTTTTGTGATATTCCATGGACGCAAAATAAAGAACACCGTGATTGCTATGGAAATAATGGCATCGTTTTGACAAAAGAATGGGGCATAAGGAAAGAAATCTCGCCGGTTAGATATATTAATGGTACAAGCGTAGGAATGTCTGATAGATATATGCAGACAAAAACTACTCATAGAGAAATGCTTGAGACTAGTGGTTACGAATTGGCTGATAGCTTTGTTAAGGAAATAGTTCTTCAAAAGTATATATGCAATGGATCTTTAAAAGGAATGCAATCAGTTGTTCAAAAGAATGCTGCTGATCCAAAATTTGCACGGGAAATTCAGGATGAATTAGATACGTTTGCGGAGATGGAAAAAGCTATTGTTGATGCGAAATTTCAGGATTTTTACGAACAAATGAAGGGACGTGTGGCATTTCTTTTGGAGTCACTTTATGATGAATTGGAGCGACGGGATGCTTTTGAACGAAATTATACGGAAGATTTTACTCATCCGAATTCAGGATTTCATCCGGATAAAATTCTGTATAATGAAAGAGAATGGCGCTCTGTAAAACATCTAGGAGTTGATGCTCTGCTTAAGCCGGATGCTCCTGATCACTTGCCCCCATCTGAAAATCTCACATTCGAAGATGATGATGTTGTCGCAATATTGGTTGAAAGAAAAGAATATGTGGAGCCAATCAAGGATATGATAATAAAACGTCAGACGCTTTTGTCTCCCGATAGCGCCTCAAAAGTTATATTTGTTGAGGAGTATCGGGAATAG
- a CDS encoding GIY-YIG nuclease family protein — protein sequence MAKKYIYIFTNPSFPKYVKIGEAEDPQKRLATANASTWTPKAFRIYGTYQTDTNNSDKMLHDLIDTCTDKLHVSDKINGHLRKREFYEMSPEQAWNIFKKIAEITNTTKKLWKNESWTTDEILEDIDSENEEHNGAINSTKRFNFKKYGIPVGTFIKFKYDSSIQAKILSDSNVEYKGESLSLSRLAEKLMVERTGKKWKGYQGPAYFTYNGIVLKDIKGKISSKKCNSIAVESKKGTPENKKRFDFQKIGIPVGSILKFKYDESVQVKTLSNSNVEYKGKEISLSKLAKQLMSNRTGKEWKTCQGPAYFTYKGVLVTDVKNKIISKHGKSKAGAK from the coding sequence ATGGCAAAAAAATACATATACATTTTCACAAATCCATCTTTCCCCAAATATGTAAAAATAGGCGAAGCTGAAGATCCTCAAAAAAGACTAGCTACAGCGAACGCTTCAACATGGACTCCTAAAGCTTTTCGCATATATGGAACGTACCAAACAGACACAAACAATTCGGACAAGATGCTTCATGATCTCATTGACACATGCACCGATAAACTCCATGTATCAGATAAGATAAATGGTCATTTGCGGAAAAGAGAGTTTTATGAGATGTCTCCCGAACAGGCATGGAATATCTTCAAAAAAATCGCAGAAATTACTAATACAACAAAAAAATTATGGAAAAATGAAAGTTGGACAACTGATGAAATACTGGAAGACATAGACTCAGAAAATGAAGAACATAATGGTGCAATTAATTCGACCAAGCGTTTTAATTTTAAAAAATATGGTATTCCGGTCGGAACATTCATAAAGTTCAAGTACGACAGCTCTATTCAGGCAAAAATTTTATCCGACTCTAATGTTGAATATAAAGGCGAGAGTCTATCACTAAGCAGGCTTGCTGAAAAATTGATGGTAGAGCGAACGGGGAAAAAATGGAAGGGTTACCAAGGGCCAGCTTATTTCACTTATAATGGAATTGTTTTAAAAGATATTAAAGGCAAGATTAGTTCAAAAAAATGCAACAGCATTGCCGTTGAAAGCAAAAAAGGGACGCCCGAAAATAAAAAGCGATTCGATTTTCAAAAAATAGGGATTCCAGTCGGAAGTATTCTAAAATTTAAATACGATGAATCCGTTCAGGTGAAAACTCTATCAAATTCTAATGTTGAATATAAGGGTAAAGAAATCTCATTAAGTAAACTTGCAAAGCAATTGATGTCAAATCGAACCGGAAAAGAATGGAAAACCTGCCAAGGGCCAGCCTACTTTACTTATAAAGGGGTTTTGGTGACTGATGTAAAAAACAAAATCATCAGCAAACATGGGAAAAGTAAGGCAGGTGCAAAATGA
- a CDS encoding restriction endonuclease subunit S — protein sequence MNFTETNYCLLGKLAPPLTFGAGNEVKWITLGEIALVTKLAGFEFTNYVKYSEQGKIIALRGLNVKSGHLVLDDVKYIDNSDFSKLSRSKLHIGDMLFTYVGTVGQVALIDEDDKYYLAPNVSLIRLQTDAVLPKFMMYFFRTSLFWNQQINKLLQQSSMQNIPMEKIRKFSIPVPSLATQKQIIEILDRFDTLVNDISQGIPAEIEARKKQYEFYRDKLLSFKKAV from the coding sequence ATGAATTTTACCGAGACCAATTACTGTCTTTTGGGAAAGTTAGCCCCCCCCCTAACATTTGGCGCAGGCAACGAAGTAAAATGGATAACTTTAGGTGAAATCGCTTTGGTAACCAAGTTGGCTGGTTTTGAATTCACAAACTATGTTAAGTATTCCGAACAGGGTAAAATAATCGCCCTAAGAGGATTAAATGTTAAATCAGGACATTTAGTATTAGACGATGTGAAATATATTGACAATAGCGACTTTTCAAAACTTTCTAGAAGCAAACTGCACATTGGAGATATGCTTTTCACTTATGTTGGAACTGTTGGCCAAGTTGCTCTTATTGATGAGGATGACAAATACTATCTAGCTCCAAATGTATCTCTAATTCGCTTGCAAACAGACGCTGTATTACCAAAATTCATGATGTATTTCTTCAGAACCTCCCTTTTTTGGAATCAACAAATCAACAAACTTCTCCAGCAATCGTCGATGCAAAACATCCCTATGGAGAAAATTCGTAAGTTTTCAATTCCCGTACCTTCCCTCGCTACACAAAAACAAATCATTGAAATTCTCGACCGATTTGACACGCTTGTCAACGATATTTCTCAGGGAATCCCCGCCGAAATCGAGGCCAGAAAGAAACAATACGAGTTCTATAGGGACAAACTCCTGTCCTTCAAGAAAGCCGTTTAA
- a CDS encoding sacsin N-terminal ATP-binding-like domain-containing protein — MALLDDINLQKIKNIQTYLNDINRLFSDYEQERHTTEDYNGRQILELLQNADDAQSKEVQIELNTNKQLLIISNVGEPFSKEGFESLMLAHNSSKRNKKIYIGNKGLGFRSILNWADKIDVVSNGCRVSFSPEIVTESVEKDLAEKYNEIKELKIKKQFDPSAFTYPILALPTIQENLQSSIWTTEIIIQYKRNYLEDIKKQIAALSPEVLLFVRNMELLRIVEDENVKEYRSDIEKKEDFCNVYLTSKINDCIDTDCLYRVFKRSGKLPLEYQENNKYNDALHYEVAVAIGDNFEVEKNFLYSFFKTDIEIPLPCIIHGSFDLNSSRKIINNTSVNDFILRKVAQEILYVALFIRKDSPEATWNSFELLRLRHSLLLDKLEEFKRNLNKYKSEVSVLPCVDEKYRTLSDVVYYSDEMSSLVAKDYGKYFPHILKVKKIGTPWKNLELNANAKYPEKYFWQTFDSICRNDEFTIDARTNLIELLSSLIENRQLTNRAEFKISILIDDEGCIIDKDSLIYTPAPYKINKPSYMDFQFIGKDFYKKLLQVFKISGEHQDRQLCAKIGSFVNLKPYDLAELTPTIIRTCNEILKNAEHPLLIAKETIVVLYHNHLLSKTMQSGAETKYEGIQLVNRKKEIASPKNLYFSKTYENGARTEYVYGDIISDSEYLVDKDFWDVSDGEELEEFFILLGISKSVKYEKYQLSNVDRGYYIPLLEECIEYKLYKKSGHEPHNEVFRLVDLKKIEQLSPSKILLLLFIESELRSELNAPRLKFDKPGYKGKYDFPADYSFIAYQLKPLFEKVVANIDDKDIDRLIDEKSKLDYDFLERNGIKKERADEILRHLYAKKDLEELDTETIYSMLLKVPQLFPDGRNVQKVYSRILDILKSREPINLPQGLFLACYTDDVFEYKLCREIYYYDDAVLPKSILREIPTLVMRQRAGCDNVVRIFGVRKLTADALEIKESAVEKNKLLSESFDDYLNKHKSCILAYRMLGVNDYEKKKEEARRLVNLKIHLISTGNFTFNEKTREFEDYDFISKGDNAYIKVPNLDFRTLVSKLEFLDACAEVLMMQFRLDDIKLKKTFRDVINSDAENTEKEIRSDYGSDYLRECKELLGVNETPEIIFWNRILDAKGLPLFVDSEKKSVKSYVEDVLSIILPQNYDDVVFFDVQNDAFICLLKVVKDQTGILLSRCLNKDGLIQYHKNHVRNSILDNLSKFTSLLWKKTNALPKDEIQPRINFKNNIWAFRNCDQEIDFNDYSFELDIDYNSIVVEFARKKFEIDLEQEDVEPYQEKYQYNLPDGNETALPNDLAGLVYFEGYDAQFDSFFAELTEEAENSSEPLNDYKSFNTSSPSNIDATEVKILPAETRETFSTGEGKSSPRIPHNSSPAAERIKQDHGKLAQKTVVQWLKENKHAYRERSSTSQSADKDDGAHYDIDYKLNGSTEWRFLEVKHVSNDTFDISEGEIEFACLSENKRKYDLALVKDGKVYPVIAPFANETKKSFVEKFNAKIMGYAVKFKMMTDDVN, encoded by the coding sequence ATGGCCTTGTTAGACGATATAAATCTGCAGAAAATCAAAAACATTCAAACATACTTGAATGATATCAATCGCCTGTTTTCTGATTATGAACAGGAACGGCACACTACAGAGGATTACAATGGCCGTCAAATCCTTGAATTATTGCAGAATGCGGATGATGCTCAATCAAAAGAAGTTCAGATAGAACTGAATACAAATAAGCAGTTGTTGATTATATCGAATGTGGGGGAACCTTTCTCAAAAGAAGGCTTTGAATCATTGATGCTCGCGCATAATAGTTCAAAGAGAAATAAAAAAATCTATATCGGAAACAAAGGCCTTGGCTTCAGGTCCATTTTGAATTGGGCTGATAAAATAGATGTTGTGTCAAATGGCTGTAGAGTCAGTTTTTCTCCAGAAATTGTAACTGAATCTGTTGAAAAAGATTTAGCAGAAAAATATAATGAAATTAAAGAACTTAAGATAAAAAAACAATTTGATCCTTCTGCGTTCACGTACCCTATTTTGGCGCTACCTACGATCCAGGAAAATCTGCAATCATCTATTTGGACTACTGAAATTATTATTCAGTATAAACGCAACTATTTAGAAGACATAAAAAAGCAAATTGCGGCTCTCTCTCCTGAAGTCTTGTTATTTGTTAGAAACATGGAATTGCTAAGGATAGTAGAAGATGAAAATGTCAAAGAATACAGATCGGATATTGAGAAAAAAGAAGATTTTTGTAATGTATATCTAACCTCAAAAATAAATGATTGTATAGATACAGATTGCTTGTATAGGGTATTTAAGAGATCTGGAAAACTGCCTTTAGAATATCAAGAAAATAATAAATACAATGATGCGCTTCATTATGAAGTTGCTGTTGCTATAGGAGATAATTTTGAAGTTGAAAAGAATTTTCTGTACAGTTTTTTCAAAACCGATATTGAAATTCCTCTACCCTGCATAATTCACGGTTCCTTTGATTTAAATTCTTCTAGAAAAATCATCAACAATACAAGTGTTAATGATTTTATTCTTAGGAAAGTTGCGCAAGAAATATTATATGTTGCGTTATTTATAAGAAAGGATTCTCCTGAGGCGACATGGAATAGCTTTGAATTATTGCGCTTGCGTCATTCGCTTCTATTGGATAAATTGGAAGAATTTAAGAGAAATCTCAATAAATACAAATCTGAAGTAAGCGTGCTTCCGTGTGTTGATGAAAAGTATCGCACATTATCGGATGTCGTTTACTATTCTGATGAGATGAGTTCGCTAGTTGCTAAAGATTATGGTAAATATTTTCCGCATATATTAAAAGTCAAAAAAATAGGAACACCATGGAAGAATCTTGAATTAAACGCTAACGCAAAATATCCTGAGAAATATTTTTGGCAAACATTTGATTCAATATGTAGGAATGATGAATTTACCATTGATGCCCGTACAAATTTGATTGAGCTATTAAGTTCCCTAATTGAAAACAGGCAGTTAACAAATAGGGCGGAGTTCAAAATATCAATATTGATTGATGATGAGGGGTGCATTATTGATAAAGATTCTCTGATTTACACGCCTGCTCCGTATAAAATTAATAAGCCCAGCTACATGGATTTTCAGTTTATCGGTAAGGATTTCTATAAGAAACTTCTACAGGTATTTAAAATTAGCGGAGAACATCAGGATCGACAATTGTGTGCAAAGATTGGTTCCTTCGTTAATCTCAAACCGTATGACTTGGCCGAATTGACTCCAACAATAATAAGGACGTGTAATGAGATTTTAAAAAATGCAGAACATCCACTTCTAATCGCAAAGGAAACTATAGTTGTTCTTTATCATAATCATTTACTTTCAAAAACAATGCAAAGTGGTGCAGAAACTAAATATGAAGGTATTCAGCTAGTAAATAGAAAAAAAGAAATCGCATCGCCCAAAAATCTATATTTTTCCAAAACATATGAAAATGGTGCACGAACAGAATATGTTTATGGAGATATTATTTCAGATTCAGAATATCTTGTGGATAAAGATTTTTGGGATGTGTCGGATGGTGAAGAATTAGAAGAGTTCTTTATACTTTTAGGTATTTCTAAAAGCGTTAAATATGAAAAATATCAATTGTCAAATGTGGATAGAGGCTATTATATTCCGCTATTAGAAGAGTGTATTGAATATAAGTTGTATAAAAAAAGTGGACATGAGCCTCATAATGAAGTTTTTAGACTTGTTGATTTAAAGAAAATAGAACAGCTATCACCGTCCAAAATATTATTGCTACTATTTATTGAATCTGAACTAAGGTCGGAGCTTAATGCTCCTCGTCTAAAATTTGATAAACCTGGGTATAAAGGGAAATATGATTTTCCCGCAGATTATTCTTTTATTGCTTATCAGTTAAAACCGTTGTTTGAAAAAGTTGTTGCTAATATTGATGACAAAGATATAGATCGTCTGATAGACGAAAAATCAAAACTCGACTATGATTTTTTGGAGAGAAATGGGATAAAAAAAGAAAGAGCTGATGAAATTTTACGGCATTTGTACGCAAAAAAGGATTTGGAGGAACTTGATACAGAAACAATCTATTCAATGCTGCTTAAGGTTCCGCAGCTATTTCCAGATGGCAGAAATGTCCAAAAAGTATATAGTAGAATACTAGATATATTAAAATCTAGAGAGCCTATTAATCTTCCTCAAGGACTCTTTTTGGCATGTTATACAGACGATGTATTTGAATATAAATTATGTAGGGAGATATACTACTATGATGATGCTGTTTTGCCCAAGTCAATTTTAAGAGAAATTCCTACCCTGGTAATGCGTCAACGCGCTGGTTGTGATAATGTTGTTCGAATATTTGGTGTTAGAAAACTCACTGCAGATGCGTTAGAAATAAAAGAAAGTGCTGTTGAGAAAAATAAACTATTATCAGAATCCTTTGATGATTATCTAAATAAGCATAAGAGTTGCATCTTAGCATATAGAATGCTTGGGGTGAATGATTACGAAAAGAAAAAAGAAGAGGCCAGGCGCCTTGTAAATCTAAAAATACACCTTATATCTACGGGAAATTTCACTTTTAATGAAAAAACTCGTGAATTTGAGGATTATGATTTTATTTCAAAAGGCGATAATGCGTATATAAAGGTTCCCAATTTAGATTTTAGGACATTGGTTAGCAAGCTTGAATTTTTGGATGCCTGTGCCGAAGTGCTGATGATGCAATTCCGTTTAGATGATATAAAGTTAAAGAAAACTTTTAGAGATGTTATTAATAGTGATGCTGAAAATACAGAAAAGGAAATACGTTCTGACTATGGTTCAGACTATTTAAGAGAATGTAAGGAACTTTTAGGCGTAAACGAAACCCCAGAAATCATTTTTTGGAACAGAATTTTAGACGCAAAGGGATTGCCTTTATTTGTAGATTCAGAAAAAAAAAGTGTAAAGAGCTATGTTGAAGACGTTCTTTCTATCATTTTGCCGCAAAATTATGATGATGTTGTTTTCTTTGATGTGCAGAATGATGCGTTTATTTGTTTATTAAAGGTTGTGAAAGATCAGACGGGAATACTTTTATCTCGCTGTCTGAATAAAGATGGACTTATCCAATATCATAAAAATCATGTTAGAAATTCGATATTGGATAATTTGAGTAAATTTACAAGTCTTCTTTGGAAGAAAACAAATGCTCTTCCTAAAGATGAAATACAACCACGAATCAATTTTAAGAATAATATTTGGGCTTTTAGAAATTGTGATCAAGAAATAGATTTTAACGATTATTCATTTGAGTTAGATATTGACTATAATTCTATTGTAGTTGAGTTCGCTAGAAAAAAATTTGAAATAGATCTAGAACAAGAAGATGTTGAACCATATCAGGAAAAATATCAGTATAACCTTCCTGATGGTAATGAGACTGCTTTGCCGAACGATTTGGCGGGTTTAGTGTATTTTGAGGGTTATGATGCTCAGTTTGATAGTTTTTTTGCTGAATTAACAGAAGAAGCCGAGAATAGTAGCGAACCGCTGAATGATTATAAATCGTTTAATACAAGTTCTCCCTCTAATATAGATGCAACTGAAGTTAAGATTTTGCCGGCTGAAACAAGAGAGACGTTTTCAACTGGCGAAGGGAAGAGTTCTCCTAGAATCCCACACAATTCTTCTCCTGCAGCGGAGCGTATAAAGCAGGATCACGGAAAGTTGGCCCAGAAAACTGTTGTTCAGTGGCTTAAAGAGAATAAACATGCTTATCGAGAAAGAAGTTCAACTTCGCAGTCCGCGGATAAGGATGATGGAGCGCATTATGACATAGACTACAAGTTGAATGGTTCTACAGAATGGCGCTTCTTAGAGGTAAAACACGTATCCAATGACACGTTTGATATTTCAGAGGGTGAGATTGAATTTGCTTGTTTGTCTGAAAATAAGAGAAAATACGACCTTGCATTGGTCAAGGATGGTAAAGTTTATCCGGTAATTGCTCCATTTGCAAACGAAACGAAGAAAAGTTTCGTAGAAAAGTTCAATGCGAAAATAATGGGATATGCTGTTAAGTTTAAGATGATGACTGATGATGTCAATTAA
- a CDS encoding type I restriction-modification system subunit M, with protein sequence MADNKKEIERAELHRTIWNIANDLRGSVDGWDFKQYVLGMLFYRYISENLTNYINQYQWEAGENDFDYADISDKEAKQIKDDMVSEKGFFMLPSQLFCNVLKKAAEDENLNMTLESVFKYVENSAKGTSSEDDFSGLFDDFDVNSNKLGKTVAQKCDKLVKLMNGVAQMNLGNYQDNTIDAFGDAYEFLMGMYASNAGKSGGEYFTPQEVSELLVRIAVHGKKNIKKIYDPASGSGSLLLKARKILGPNGVRQGFFGQEINITTYNLCRINMFLHDVGYDKFDIALGDTLTDPKHWDDEPFEAIVSNPPYSIKWAGDSDATLINDPRYAPAGVLAPKSKADLAFVMHILKWLSTDGTAAVVCFPGIMYRGGAEQKIRQYLVDNNFVDCVIQLPDNLFFGTSIATCIMVLKKNKADNKILFLDASAECIKVTNSNKLTDDNIQNIENNWAERKNKKHIAKLVAIDDVAEQDYNLSVSTYVEQKDTREKVDIVQLNKEIAEIVKHEDELRKAINKIIADLEK encoded by the coding sequence ATGGCCGACAACAAGAAAGAAATTGAACGGGCGGAGCTGCACCGCACCATCTGGAACATCGCAAACGATCTTCGTGGCTCGGTAGATGGTTGGGACTTCAAGCAGTACGTGCTGGGAATGCTCTTTTACCGCTACATTTCCGAAAATCTGACGAATTACATCAACCAGTACCAATGGGAAGCCGGCGAAAACGACTTTGACTACGCCGACATTTCCGACAAGGAAGCGAAGCAGATCAAGGACGATATGGTCAGCGAGAAGGGGTTCTTCATGCTTCCGAGTCAGCTTTTCTGCAATGTTCTGAAAAAGGCTGCCGAAGATGAAAACTTGAATATGACCTTGGAAAGCGTTTTCAAGTATGTTGAAAATTCTGCCAAGGGTACCTCTTCGGAAGATGATTTCTCCGGCCTTTTTGACGACTTTGATGTTAACAGCAATAAGTTGGGCAAGACTGTCGCTCAGAAATGCGACAAACTCGTTAAGTTGATGAATGGTGTTGCACAAATGAATTTGGGCAACTACCAAGACAACACTATCGATGCTTTCGGTGACGCTTACGAATTTTTGATGGGCATGTATGCCAGCAACGCAGGCAAATCGGGTGGCGAATACTTTACGCCGCAAGAGGTTTCCGAACTGCTTGTGAGAATCGCCGTTCATGGCAAAAAGAACATCAAGAAGATTTACGACCCGGCAAGTGGTTCCGGCTCTTTGTTGCTTAAGGCACGCAAAATTCTCGGTCCCAATGGAGTGCGTCAGGGTTTCTTCGGCCAAGAAATCAACATCACGACCTACAACCTTTGTCGTATCAACATGTTCCTGCATGATGTAGGCTACGATAAGTTTGACATTGCTCTTGGCGACACGCTTACGGATCCGAAACATTGGGACGACGAACCCTTTGAGGCTATCGTTTCCAATCCGCCATATTCCATCAAGTGGGCTGGCGATAGCGATGCGACTTTGATTAATGACCCGCGTTATGCACCCGCAGGTGTTCTCGCCCCAAAATCAAAAGCAGACCTCGCTTTTGTAATGCACATTCTCAAATGGCTTTCAACCGATGGCACTGCCGCTGTGGTGTGCTTCCCAGGCATTATGTATCGCGGTGGAGCCGAGCAGAAAATTCGCCAGTATCTTGTAGATAATAACTTCGTTGATTGCGTTATCCAGTTGCCCGACAATCTGTTCTTTGGAACAAGTATTGCAACATGCATTATGGTTCTGAAGAAGAACAAGGCCGATAACAAGATTTTGTTCCTTGACGCAAGCGCCGAATGCATCAAGGTCACAAATTCCAACAAGTTGACAGACGACAACATCCAGAATATCGAAAACAACTGGGCGGAGCGCAAAAACAAGAAGCACATTGCGAAATTGGTAGCTATCGACGATGTGGCCGAACAGGATTACAACCTTTCTGTTTCGACCTATGTGGAGCAAAAGGATACTCGCGAAAAGGTGGACATCGTTCAGCTAAACAAGGAAATTGCGGAGATTGTCAAGCACGAAGACGAATTACGCAAGGCAATCAACAAGATTATCGCCGATTTGGAGAAATAG
- a CDS encoding nuclease-related domain-containing protein — MITFIVILGAIVFCMWFFQNQIVGHIGEKHTANRIRAISKGTVFRDVYVEGSHGVQQIDIIAVTEKGILVVEKKTYIGLIVGNAYDKQWTVIAGWGKKKYSMKNPHHQNYGHIMALHEMFPALKDKFIDLVIFGNNAKLGDRIPEGTIRDRDFKKYYKALPTKIYPTEIEAIAREIASLNADRARLKAMHKEKIKGMKKK; from the coding sequence ATGATAACGTTTATAGTCATTCTCGGTGCAATCGTCTTTTGCATGTGGTTCTTCCAGAACCAGATTGTCGGGCACATCGGCGAGAAGCACACGGCAAACAGAATCCGCGCCATCAGCAAGGGAACCGTCTTCAGGGATGTCTATGTGGAAGGGAGCCACGGCGTACAACAAATCGACATTATCGCCGTGACCGAGAAAGGCATCCTCGTCGTAGAAAAGAAGACATACATCGGGCTGATTGTCGGCAACGCCTACGACAAGCAATGGACGGTAATCGCGGGCTGGGGCAAAAAGAAATACTCGATGAAGAATCCGCACCACCAGAATTACGGGCATATCATGGCCCTACATGAAATGTTCCCGGCACTCAAGGACAAGTTCATCGACCTCGTGATATTTGGGAACAACGCGAAACTCGGCGACAGAATCCCCGAAGGCACAATCCGCGACAGGGATTTCAAGAAATACTACAAGGCCCTGCCCACAAAAATTTACCCGACTGAAATCGAAGCTATCGCCCGAGAAATCGCCTCGCTCAACGCAGACCGAGCAAGGCTCAAGGCGATGCATAAGGAAAAGATTAAAGGGATGAAGAAAAAATAA
- a CDS encoding restriction endonuclease subunit S — MSKIDEMIKKFCPNGVEYKPLISFTKVLRGRRLTKNQLSLNAPFPVFHGGLEPLGFYSEANRPANSVMIINVGASAGTVGFCDKAFWSSDGCFTLESSENNSRYLYYAILCQEGFLKSRVRKAGIPTLDSCVVEKLIIPVPPLEIQEEIVHILDKFTELTAELTARKKQYEFYRDQLLSFGKVSPPPNIWRRQRSKMDNFR; from the coding sequence ATGAGCAAAATTGATGAGATGATTAAGAAGTTTTGCCCGAACGGGGTTGAGTATAAGCCTTTGATTTCCTTTACAAAGGTTTTGCGTGGGCGCAGATTAACAAAAAACCAATTGTCTTTAAACGCCCCATTTCCTGTATTTCACGGAGGATTAGAGCCATTAGGTTTTTATTCTGAAGCGAATCGTCCTGCAAATTCCGTAATGATTATAAATGTCGGCGCATCAGCAGGAACAGTTGGCTTTTGCGATAAAGCGTTCTGGTCTTCAGATGGATGTTTTACTCTTGAATCTTCAGAAAACAATAGTCGCTATCTGTACTACGCAATTCTTTGCCAAGAAGGTTTTCTAAAGTCTCGCGTTCGAAAAGCAGGAATTCCTACACTAGATTCATGCGTTGTTGAAAAACTAATCATTCCTGTTCCTCCTTTAGAAATCCAAGAAGAAATAGTACATATACTAGATAAGTTTACGGAGCTAACAGCGGAGCTAACAGCTCGCAAGAAGCAGTATGAATTTTACCGAGACCAATTACTGTCTTTTGGGAAAGTTAGCCCCCCCCCTAACATTTGGCGCAGGCAACGAAGTAAAATGGATAACTTTAGGTGA
- a CDS encoding RNA-binding domain-containing protein yields MAKLEDLIKNLVALPHEYEWLDFKESWFSKDEIGEYISAISNGAALCGREFGYIVWGIHNSTHEILASMFLQLRLSERSGRGVPKIVGAYGRESIKIEKNFIVVTIPFNRINVTPFELNEGQPTINPTVKATTNATINATIKLTDSQKKILEKILSNPIITQIEIAEQLNLHRVSVTRSITKLQKLGVLKRVGSNKTGYWEIIENVL; encoded by the coding sequence ATGGCAAAATTAGAGGACCTTATAAAGAACTTGGTGGCCCTTCCGCATGAATATGAGTGGTTGGACTTTAAGGAAAGCTGGTTTTCAAAGGACGAGATTGGCGAGTACATTTCGGCGATTTCGAACGGGGCTGCATTGTGTGGCCGGGAATTTGGCTATATCGTGTGGGGAATCCATAATTCAACTCACGAAATTCTCGCCTCGATGTTCTTGCAGTTGCGGCTGAGTGAACGGTCGGGGCGCGGCGTTCCGAAGATTGTTGGGGCGTATGGCCGCGAATCCATAAAAATTGAAAAGAATTTCATCGTGGTGACGATTCCGTTCAATAGGATTAACGTGACCCCGTTTGAACTGAATGAAGGGCAGCCGACAATAAACCCGACTGTAAAGGCTACAACAAACGCTACAATAAACGCTACAATAAAACTGACCGATAGTCAAAAGAAAATTCTTGAAAAAATCTTGAGTAATCCGATAATTACTCAAATTGAAATTGCCGAACAGCTAAATCTTCACCGTGTCTCTGTCACCAGAAGTATAACGAAACTACAGAAATTGGGTGTTCTGAAGAGAGTCGGCAGTAATAAAACCGGATATTGGGAAATAATTGAAAACGTACTCTAA